A single Mustelus asterias chromosome 4, sMusAst1.hap1.1, whole genome shotgun sequence DNA region contains:
- the LOC144492677 gene encoding chymotrypsinogen A-like, producing the protein MAFLWILSCLAFFGAAYGRNCGVPAISPVITGYSRIVNGESAVPGSWPWQVSLQQRSGFHFCGGSLINENWVVTAAHCSVSTRHVVVVGDYNKCSADGKSQSIAVAKAITHPDWNSNTINYDITLVKLSSPVTFNQQVSPVCLAGASDIVSAGKMCVTTGWGLTNSNAFGTPCILQQTSLPILSKTQCQKYWGNMISDVMVCAGASGASSCMGDSGGPLVCQERGAWTLVGIVSWGSGSCSTRRPGVYARVNEFSNWIDQTLAMN; encoded by the exons ATGGCTTTCCTCTGGATTCTCTCCTGCCTTGCCTTCTTTGGCGCAGCTTACGGACGGA ACTGTGGGGTCCCAGCCATCAGTCCTGTCATCACAGGCTATTCAAGAATCGTGAATGGTGAAAGTGCTGTTCCAGGATCTTGGCCCTGGCAGGTCTCTCTGCAG CAAAGAAGTGGCTTTCACTTCTGTGGCGGCTCCTTGATTAACGAGAACTGGGTTGTTACCGCTGCCCATTGCAGTGTGAG CACAAGACATGTTGTCGTTGTTGGAGATTACAACAAGTGCTCAGcagatggaaaatctcagtccaTTGCAGTTGCTAAG GCCATCACTCATCCTGACTGGAATTCGAATACCATCAACTACGACATCACTCTTGTGAAGCTCTCATCTCCGGTTACATTCAATCAACAGGTGTCTCCTGTTTGTCTGGCTGGTGCAAGTGACATCGTCAGTGCTGGCAAGATGTGTGTCACTACAGGATGGGGGCTGACTAACTCTAACG CTTTCGGAACACCCTGCATCCTTCAGCAGACATCCCTCCCCATCCTGAGCAAAACCCAGTGCCAGAAATACTGGGGCAACATGATCTCTGATGTGATGGTCTGCGCTGGTGCTTCGGGCGCTTCTTCCTGTATG GGTGACTCTGGTGGACCCCTGGTCTGTCAGGAGCGAGGAGCCTGGACTCTGGTGGGAATCGTTTCCTGGGGCAGTGGCAGTTGCTCTACTCGCAGGCCTGGGGTTTACGCCCGCGTGAATGAATTCAGCAACTGGATTGATCAGACACTGGCCATGAATTAA